The genomic region GAGAGGGCGGCGGCGCATTCGCCCCCACCTGCACCGACCCCTTCATCCCGAGCGAGGCGTGCGTCTGGCACTGATAGTTGAACGTCTTGCCCGAGTCGCCGCTGCCGAACGTGTGGGAGAACGTCGCGCCCGAGTGGTCGAGAAACCCGCTGTCGAACGCGCCGCCGGTGTCGGTCACGGTGTGGTTCGTCATCTGTCCGACCAGCATCCATTGGACGGTCTGCCCGGGCTGGACACGCACCGACTGGGGACTGAAGAAGTTGTCGCCCACCTGCACGTTGACGGTCCCGGTCGCGCCGGCGGGGGGACTCGTCTTGTTCTCGGTCGGAGACGAGCCGCCGCCCCCCCCGCATGCGGTCCACGCGGCGACCCCGGCGATCAGGAAAATCTTTCTGAGCATCGTTCACCTCCTGCGAAAAAACGCTCCGAGGCGACCGTAGCGCGGAAAACCGGGGGGGACGGGGAGGTTAATCTCTGAAGATCTCGTGAAGAATCCGGTTTGACGGGACGCATCCGGGCGGATACGATCCCGGAAACCCACGGAGGAAAAACCGATTCACACGCGCTCCCCGACCGGTGCCGGGAATCGCTTTTCGCGAGCGTTTCCATGAGAGGCTCTTTTTCGCCCGGCGACGCGGTGCGGCGGCTGCTCGCGGTTCCCGAGCGCGAGGAGGAGGACGCTCCGGATCCGGCCTGGTTCCGGCGGCTCATCGCCGCCCTTCCGCAGGTGCTCTGGGTCATCGGCGGCGACGGAAGGTTCCTCCTCTCCGAGGGAGGCGCTCTCGACGTCCTCGGGTTGCGGCCCGGCGAAGCGGTCGGGCGCAACGCGTTCGAGATGTACGCCGGAAACCCGGAGATCCTCTCGGCGCTCCGCCGCGGACTCGCCGGAGAGGAGCTCTCGTGGCTCGTGACCGTCCAGGGACGCACGTTCGAGTCGCTCCAGCGGCCGATTCGCGCCGACGACGGCTCGGTCGAGGCCCTCATC from Thermoanaerobaculia bacterium harbors:
- a CDS encoding plastocyanin/azurin family copper-binding protein, whose amino-acid sequence is MLRKIFLIAGVAAWTACGGGGGSSPTENKTSPPAGATGTVNVQVGDNFFSPQSVRVQPGQTVQWMLVGQMTNHTVTDTGGAFDSGFLDHSGATFSHTFGSGDSGKTFNYQCQTHASLGMKGSVQVGANAPPPSPGY